Proteins from a genomic interval of Aspergillus flavus chromosome 7, complete sequence:
- a CDS encoding putative dimeric dihydrodiol dehydrogenase, translating into MSELPSIRWGIITTGLISSWFVEDLVTPQETPKVKHIVQAIGSSALEKGQQFAAKYCPQSTPTIYASYEEVYNDPNVDVVYIGTPHSFHKRNCLDAIRAGKPILCEKAFTLNAAEAREVFAAAAEKNVYVHEAMWLRHRPLVHELRRLLYEEKVIGDVFRTIVDFALDVDIPSLPPTSRYRDPALGAGSLLDLGVYALTWAMLTLDPKSPGASELPQVLATQTHLHGVEVTTGVLLRYLSSGRQGIVSSTTMMPGDPVHIARIQGTKGYIDVEGPAASMPLSFTVYEKNAAEKGGKKFDFPRIGRGYIYEADNTALDVLAGRKQNELMPWSETLRVMEIMDEIRRQGGMRYPVDV; encoded by the exons ATGTCCGAACTCCCTTCCATCCGGTGGGGAATTATCA CCACGGGTCTGATTTCATCCTGGTTCGTCGAAGACCTAGTGACACCCCAGGAAACCCCCAAAGTCAAACACATAGTACAAGCCATCGGCTCCTCAGCCCTCGAAAAAGGCCAACAGTTCGCAGCCAAGTACTGTCCCCAAAGCACGCCTACAATCTACGCCTCCTACGAAGAAGTCTACAACGACCCAAACGTAGACGTAGTCTACATCGGCACCCCGCACTCATTCCACAAACGAAACTGCCTAGACGCCATCCGCGCGGGCAAGCCCATCCTCTGCGAAAAAGCCTTCACCCTGAACGCCGCAGAAGCAAGGGAAGTGTTCGCCGCCGCAGCCGAAAAGAACGTCTACGTCCACGAAGCAATGTGGCTGCGCCACCGTCCGCTCGTGCACGAGCTACGCAGACTCCTCTACGAGGAGAAGGTGATTGGAGATGTCTTTCGGACGATCGTGGATTTCGCCCTCGACGTCGATATCCCCAGTTTACCCCCGACATCGCGGTACAGGGATCCGGCGCTGGGAGCGGGCTCGCTGCTTGATCTGGGTGTTTATGCCCTCACTTGGGCTATGCTTACTCTGGATCCGAAGTCGCCTGGGGCGTCGGAGCTTCCGCAGGTGTTGGCGACTCAGACGCATCTTCATGGCGTGGAGGTTACGACTGGGGTGCTGTTGAggtatctttcttctgggaGGCAGGGTATCGTTAGCTCTACGACGATGATGCCTGGGGATCCGGTTCATATTGCCCGCATTCAGGGGACGAAGGGATATATTGATGTTGAGGGTCCGGCTGCTTCTATGCCCCTTTCATTTACGGTTTATGAGAAGAATGCGGCGGAGAAAGGAGGCAAGAAGTTTGATTTTCCGCGCATTGGGCGGGGGTATATCTATGAGGCGGATAATACGGCATTGGATGTACTGGCGGGCAGGAAGCAGAATGAGCTCATGCCGTGGTCGGAGACTCTTCGCGTTATGGAAATTATGGATGAGATTCGTCGGCAGGGTGGAATGAGATATCCTGTCGATGTATGA
- a CDS encoding putative N-alkane-inducible cytochrome P450 (N-alkane-inducible cytochrome protein) has product MADTEKPDASDNKPHHHLNTDVEHSYGENQSAKEANDPNVVDFDGPDDPENPHELVDCEQNGGNCHRVDDDNALVNCLLSPSGALLRCSCLPLSFCCHCTPPLSIAIYACASLPSLSSSVASMASQSDVVQVNKNVMHRDKDVWGEDADEFKSERWFGLRPYWDFVPHSGGPRHYPAQLLVTTEANYVVARFCQRSKAVENRDVNGYVPIMRAGPVDSNGVKIAVTPV; this is encoded by the exons ATGGCCGACACAGAGAAACCAGATGCATCGGACAACAAGCCCCATCACCATCTCAATACCGATGTTGAGCACTCATATGGCGAGAACCAGTCGGCCAAAGAGGCGAACGACCCCAATGTGGTGGACTTTGATGGTCCTGACGACCCAGAGAACCCCCATGAACTGGTCGACTGCGAACAAAACGGTGGCAATTGCCATCGTGTCGATGATGACAATGCTCTC GTCAATTGtttgctttctccatctgGCGCCCTCTTAAGATGCTCATGTCTCCCATTGTCCTTTTGTTGTCATTGTACGCCGCCGTTGTCTATAGCTATCTATGCCTGTGCTTCACTACCTTCCCTCTCGTCTTCGGTGGCCAGTATGGCTTCACAGAGCGATGTGGTTCAAGTCAACAAGAACGTCATGCATCGGGATAAGGACGTGTGGGGTGAGGATGCCGATGAGTTCAAATCGGAACGATGGTTTGGACTTCGTCCGTACTGGGACTTCGTACCCCACAGTGGTGGTCCTAGACATTATCCTGCTCAGCTGTTAGTCACAACTGAGGCCAACTATGTCGTTGCGCGATTCTGTCAGCGCTCTAAGGCAGTTGAGAACCGCGACGTTAACGGCTATGTTCCTATCATGCGAGCGGGCCCTGTGGACTCAAATGGCGTCAAGATTGCGGTCACGCCTGTCTAG